cacgttttgtgtctgtgcacaaacacaatggatcttgaagtgtaaacaaacccagctttcgAAAACATAATTAattcgattaaaattaaattacacgttgtacacttcccaaaactgctttagattaaatattattcattgatggtcattttaaaagcatcagaacttatagaaacagtgtaattatttttaaaaacctgtatttccggggaagttttttcaaagctcatgggtacggcgtaaaacttgatttgaatagtCCAAATTGTAAAACTGTTAACTTGACCAAGTCCTTATCCCATGTTCGACCGGTGTTATTGCGTTTTTTTATTCAATATACATAGATTTCTTACGGTCAccgactagcacaagtctaaacttgttccccaaatttgacaagcctgagcatggtgcgtcgtggaccgggttcatttcaggcgacgagcgtggacgacgaaaatagaccgcacgggatttggaattatttacgggtaaagtcaccttgttcgcgccggggaccatttccctaaactaattccagtatttcgcgttacgttcggaaattaaaccatgacaaacaaaaactctttgacaggaatacaaaagcagagattttattatgctgacgtttctctggtggttaagtggctcagttttatagagctgcttataataaacaggcaaaacattttgctttacagaattgcagaaattgagcagaacacctggattcacaacttgaacatgaggcatggttaagctgctttttgtgtttaaaaagctattatgtagtttggtccagggccaatggcttttaaaagaaagaatcgcagcgcttacgtaatcagggaattgtgcttacgctaagcgtatttaacagctttaGCAGGaaatgtgttcttgagcgtcacaattcgcatcaaaAAGTTTGCTACAgtgaactcctgcgaaactttcactgcgaaaacagtgacttaaaaatttgatttgcatccgcaggaaaaaccgtgctttacttgtgacaaaagtaggcaggggcgactagtgtgctatagtgttaaagtcgcgactacaaattattatttgagtcgcgactactacagaaatcgtgcaattgaaatgtctcatataaagagcgccccctatcgaCAGGAGTAGGAAAACaaaggagtatcctacaaattaattgtgtttttaaacacgtaaaataatattagatggaagctttaggatgtttagcttaatttctatcataaaacataataaaattatttattaattaaccaccagtgaccctcatttgcatattaattaggaaatctttgcagcatcatatctcaagaacttcacggccgacttttcaactgtttgttcttaaagactccttgggggttggagattaatttgaaaaaactgtgacctcaagttgacctctacttccgcgtcaaccggaagtgtcaccatatctcaagaactatacagcagattttcaaaatattttcagttataaactccttaggcataaaatattaactttaaaaaaccgtgacctcaagttgacccatacttcctggtcaaccggaagtgggaccatatctcaagaactatacaacagattatcaatttttgttcagttatagactccttgggcattcaagattagtttgaaacaactttgaccccatgttgacctttacttccgggtcaaccgaaagtgagcccatatctaaaaaagtgcaaagctaatgttcaaacttcagttatagactctaaggcaataatAATTAGCtcttggaaaactgtgaccccaagttgacctctacttctgggtcaactggaagtgggactatatatcaagatctacacaaccgattttatagactccttggcattgcagattaatctttggtagctgtgggcccatgttgacctttacttacgggtcaactgggaagtaagactttataacaTGAGCTATACAACTTTTTGAAACccttttcagttatatattccttgggcaatgaagcacataatccaagcaaaacaacacggaacagcttcgtgtttgttcacaaacacttaatgtctagttgttattattattattaaaaattttcaagcaacatttgatatgttcacaaggctatagcattgtacacattttcacaaattttgaagcaaaatttgataaattcacaaggcttgtacacgTTTTCTAGTAAAATTTGATGCAAAATGTGATAATTTCACAGGTTATAGCCAAGCCTTGTGTAGACATTttggagcaaaatttgacaaattcacaaggctatagccttgtacacattttcatagattttgaagcaaaatttaataaatttgcAGGGCTACAGCCTTTTTCAAGCTACAGACATTTTCAagctaaatttgaaaaattcacaaggcttgtacacattttttaggaaaatttgaagcaaaatttgataattcccAGGCATGTAGCCTTGTAAACAAGTTCAATAGGCTATAGCTTTGTCACATTTTCTAGGAaaatttgaagcaaaatttgataattccaaaaggcaaaattggcaaaaggtCCGTCataaatacaattattattattactactattaaaaattttcaagcaaaatttgacaagttgacaagccttgtacaaattttcacaaattttgatgaaaaatttgataaatttacagggcttgtacacattttcaagcaaaatttgacaggttcACAAGTCTGTAGGTTTTGTACACATCTTCTAAAAGAAAGTTGaaacaaaattggataaattcaattcaatttaattcaaaaaaCTTTATTTATCCTTTACAGGCAATTACAAGTTTGacacgttcacaaggctatagccttgtcagaTTTTCACAAATTGTTAACCAAAacttgaaaaattcacaaggatTATAACCTTGTTAACATTTTGCAGGAaaatttgaagcaaaatttgataaatccACAAAGCTATAGCTTTGTAGACGTTTTCAAGCAacaattgacaagttcacaagtgTACATagctttgtacacattttctaggaATATTTCACAAATTCACATGCTAGAGCCTTGTACACATTATTCacacaaaaattgacaagttcagaTAGCTACACATGTATAGACTTGCACACATTTTctagaaaaaaatgaagaaaacttgataaaaagacaaggctatatatatagccttggaCACATTTTCTAGAAAAATTggcaaattcacaaggcctagAGCCTTGTACACATTATTCACAAATGTTCAAGCAAAATATCACAAGTTCAGATAGCTATAGGCTTGCACACATTTTCTagaaaaaattgaagaaaatttgataaagtcacattttcaagcaacatttgacaGGTTCACATTCACAAGGCTAAgaccttgtacacattttcacaaTTGTTTAAGCAAAATGTGACAAGttaataaggctatagccttgtacacattttcacaaattttgaagccaaatttgataaatttacAGGGTTacagccttgtacacattttgaagcaaaattcaacaagttcacaaattttgaagcaaaactTGTAAAATTCACAAGGTCCTGacactgtacacattttcacaaattttcaagcaaaatgttaaaaattaacaaggctatagccttgaacacattttcacaaattttcaagccaaattagaaattcaaaaaaaaaattgacaagtttacaaggctatctgccttgtacacattttctaggaAAATTTGAAGCAAAACTTGTtaatttcacaaggccttgtacacatttttaagcCAAATGTGAAGCCAAATtttataaattcacaaggccttgtacacattttccagcaaaattttacaaattcacaaaactatataaccttgtacacattttcaagcaaaataagtatagccttgtacaagttttcaggcaaaattttgctaaattcacaaggcttccgctttatatagccttgttgcattttaaagcaaaattaatTCACAAGCCCTTcttgcattttcaggcaaaatttgataatacaCCAGGCTATCAAGGCTACAgaattgtacacattttcatagaaattttgacaaattcacaactTAAAGgctagccttgttgcatttcagagcaaaaCTAATACACATAGCCTAGTACAAATTTTCAGGAATAAATTTGATAACAACTCAAGGCTTATGAATTGTCTTGTACAcatgttcaggcaaaatttgatacatatcgccttgttgcatttttgaataaaattaatacaCTTAGCCTAGtggcatttttaagcaaaattagataaattcacaaggccttgtacacaaCTTCAGGCAAGAGTTGATGTACAGGGTTTCGCCCCCAAAAAGTTATCCTACTGTTAAGGGTTTGTCATAACACTGATATCAAGTTCCCTATTGCAAGCAAtatatttaatattaaaatttggcCTATTCTTTCTGGTAAGGTTCGTTGAGAAACGTGCAGCAGGGCTAACAACGTGCAGGTCCAGGGTACCAGCCCCCTAGGGAGTACTTCCATTAGCTGACCGTTTGCGATAATACCAGCACCATCCTCAGGTGAGGAACCTGAATGCACCCTTAAGATTAGCCAACCAGCGATCCAGGCTGGAAGTTATGTAGGACCTCAACTGCCATGAgtgtcctgcagccgatttcacaaaacgctaggattaatcctacattgtaactcgagttaggacgatttAGATATACCATAGAAACAGAAAAGAGTGTGTGATGAACAGTTTCATGACCAATGCAGTGTTGACCCACAGTAGATATACCATAGACACAGATAGGAGATGTGTGAACAGTTTCATGACCAATGCAGTGTGGACCCACACAGTAGATATACCAAAGAAAGAGATAGGGGATGAGTGAACAGTTTCAAGACCAATGCAGTGTGGACCCACACGGTAGATATACCATAGAAACAGATAGGAGATGTGTGAAAAGTTTCATGACCAATGCAGTGTGGACCTACACAGTAGATATACCATAGAAACAGAGATGAGATGTTTTAACAGTTTCATGACCAATGCAGTGTGGACCTACACAGTAGATATACCATAGAAACAGATAGGAGATGTGTGAACAGTTTCATGACCAATGCAGTGTGGACCCACACAGTAGATATACCATAGAAACAGAGATGAGATGTTTTAACAGTTTCATGACCAATGCAGTGTGGACCCACACAGTAGATATACCATAGAAACAGATAGGAGATGTGTGAACAGTTTCATGACCAATGCAGTGTGGACCTACACAGTAGATATACCATAGAAACAGAGATGAGATGTTTTAACAGTTTCCTGACCAATGCAGTGTGGACCCACACAGTAGATATACCATAGAAACAGATAGGAGATGTGTTAACAGTTTCATGACCAATGCAGTGTGGACCCACACAGTAGATATACCATAGAAACAGAAAGGAGGTATGAACAGTTTTATGACCAATGCAGTGTGGACCCACACGGTAGATATACCATAGAAACAGATAGGAGATGTAGTAACAGTTTCATGTAAGCTTGTTCCTTTTCCttttaaaagaccgagtcccaattataaaagactctgtggagccgatcctgGGACAAACCAGCTCTAGAAATTGgggcttgatgttgaaagcggtgaccgcagatacagtgtgcaaaaggcttcaagccgacatagaccggcagcccagagcactttggttaaacgaacgaggtaccaatatttgagtacatgaacatttagtggataacctgacatagtcaaatatggatgtctgccggggacccccccccccccccccccgctgcgtgtagcgcatggacccccaacaaagaggcaaaataatgggctggtTCAAACATTCTAgataccacatgaaaccaagtgaaAATGGTCATCACCATCATGCTTTTAGTATGGCGCCGTTCAATGGCGACACGTTCTCTCGAGCTCtgatgattttgttgtttttatgtgttttattGGGTGCAATATCTGCTGTTTCACTCAAATATAGCAGAGATGAGCTGTTATTCCTTCGGTCCAACGTTGGTGAAGCTACAACCAGTGTTGATTTGACAGAAATAGAGACATTTTGCCAGCCGATTGAGGACAACAACTCTGTTCAACATGTTGGCCAGCCACGGTACACAAAGCACCATAGACGGAAGAGAGGTAGGAGAGGCGGACTGCTGGTCAAGCTACGCAATCGCAAGGGTAAAACTCCAGTACCTAGCATCATTGTATTCAATGTCCAGAGACTTTACAACAAAATGGATGAATTGATCTACCGTATTAACAACCAGAATGACTATAAAAAttgttgtgtattttgtttctcaGAAACATGGCTTAAACTTTCACATCCTGACTCTATTTTGCAACCCTCTGGATTTACCATTTATAGACAAGATCGTGACCCTGTTATTACAAAGAAGGGGAAAGGTGGAGGAGTATGCTTTTTAATCAACAATAAATGGTGCACAGACATTAGGATTATATCTAGTGGTTGCTACACTGATGTGGAATATTTGGCAATCAAGTGTAGACCCTTTTATCTACCAAGGGAGTTTTCATCAGTTACGCTAACATCAGTGTACATTCACCCTAAAGCGGACACCGATGTTGCTTTGAACACTCTCTCTGATGTTATTTCAAGCTACGAGAACGCAGACCCAGAAACCCTAACAATTGTTGCAGGTGATTTTAACAGGGCAAACTTGAAATCCGTTGCGCCTAATTACCGGCAATTTGTGACATGCCCCACCCGAGGTTCTGCCACCCTGGACCATTGTTACTGCCCAGTGAAAGGTGCCTTACAAGTCAATACCTCGTGCTAGCCTCGGTAACTCTGATCACTCAGTGGTGTTTCTCATTCCAGCCTACAAGCAAGAACTTAAACAAAGCAAACCTACAAAGAAGACGGTGAGGATATGGTCTACTGCGTCAGTTGATCAGTTACGCGGTAGTTTTGAATGTACCACATGGGACGGCTTTAGTCAAGGCACGGGCCTTGATGAGTATGTTGAAACAACTATTGATTATATCAACTTCTGTGTGGATTCGTGTGTTCAAACCAAAGTTCTGACACAATATCCTAACAATAAACCTTGGTTCAATAAGAAAATTAGAAGAAAGCTTCTTGCCAAGGATGAGGCCTACCGGTTAAAAGACGTCAACCCTGAAGAATTCCGCTTAGCCAAATCATCTCTAAAAAAAGGTATTAGAGATGCTAAACGAtctttcaaaatcaaacttgaGGATAGATTTGACACTAACAATCCTAGAGAACTATGGGGTAACATCAATCTAATTACCCAGTATAAGGGCCCTGTCAAAACAACGAGTACAGATGACGCAACACTTCCTTCTCAACTGAACAACTTTTATAGTCGCTTTGACAACGCAAATGCCACCGCACCAGCAACTGTTCCGGAGAACGATAACGAGGCACCATTCACAATCAGCGCATCAGATGTCCAACGCAAGTTTTCTCGCCTCAATGAACATAAAGCGGCAGGCCCTGATGGAATTTTCCCCCGACTATTGAAATTCTGTTCTACTCAGCTGGCTGGTGTTTTCACTGACATTTTTAACTTATCTTTGCTGCAACGTAAAGTTCctctttgttttaaacaatCTGTTATAATACCTGTTCCTAAGAAGAAGTCCATTTCGAACTTAAATGATTATAGGCCAGTGGCACTGACTTCAATCCCAAAGAAAATTTTTGAAGGTTTCGTTCTTCAATTTCTTAAATCAATTTTACCTCCTAATATGGATAGTCATCAATTTGCTTACAGAACTAATCGTAGTGTTGAGGATGCAATTTGTCTCCATGAAGTTTTGCGCCATCTTGAGCAATCTATGTCTTATGCTAGAATTCTTTTTATTGATTATAGTTCTGCTTTTAACACAATTGTACCATGTAAATTGCATTTTAAACTTATCAATGACCTCGAGCTCCCTGTTTCAATTTCTAATTGGATTCTAGACTTTTTATTGGAACGTCGTCAGGTTGTAAGAATTGGTAGTTGCACTTCACATTCTCTTGTGTTAAATACTGGTACTCCGCAAGGTTGTGTCCTGTCACCACTTTTATATTCATTGTATACTCATGATTGTAAAGCGACCAACCCCAATTCGCTTGTTGTTAAGTTTGCAGATGATACTAGTCTAATTGGTTTAATTCTAAAATTAAACGAATAGAATGAAGTTTAATTGGAATTCTACTGAGTCTATCACCGACACTGAAGGACTTACATGAGATTACACTTTCCACCGGAGTAATTAGTCACAGTTGAGAGAACATGAAAAGATGTTCCTGGTATAAATGCCCCACCACGCCCAGTGCTCCCCAATACATTTTTCACCAAGGAACATTGTGCCCGGCGAAAATGGGGTGGGTCAACTAATTAAAGTTGCAACCTATGTGGAGGGAATGTAAGTCCTTCAGTGTCGGTGATAGACTCAGTAGAATTCCAATTAAACTTCATTCTATTCGTTTAATTTTAGAATTCCACCTCGTCATCACCTCCACTTCGGACTTACATGAGATTTTAGAGCACAGAGACGGGCAACATGCAATAAAAAACGTGATTGTGTATACGACTTGATGGTTTTATCACAATTTATTAACGTTCTATAGCTCTGAACTCTTTAACTGTTGTAAACATAATAAGCAAGAGAAAATCGTGCATTAATATAACAAATTACATTTTCATTTCTTAAGAAACGACCAACCTACTTGGTTGTACCAGCCAAAACTGCGTTTGCAAAGCTGTGATCTGTTTGCCCTActggtttgttataaaatttagCAAAAGTACTACTTCTCGCCCAATGGCCAGtacttaaaataatgttcagtgGTACTCCATTCTTAAAAGCAGCACTGCATGCAGCAGATCGAGTACTATGTGCTGTGAACTTGGCTGTGTCGATGCCAGCCTTATGCAACGTGTTCTTTATCCAGCGAGAGATTGTCTCTGACCTTACTTGTTTGTGGGGTGATGCATAGCTTACAAACAAACACCGTTGTTTACCCCTTAGGGATTTCGTCTTAATTAAATACTGTTTTAGCGTCGTCATGACACAAAGTTGGTCATCATGAGGATACCTCGGTAACACCAAACTAACAGGCTGTTTGCCAATCTTGCTGGTTTTCGTCAACTTAGATACAACAAAGATAATTTTTGTAGCTGTAACTTCAGCGTCGTCTAAATTAAGTAGCGACAAAGTTTGACATCTTTGTCCTGAAATCAATGCAACAAGCATAACTAGCTTCATAGTGAGTTCTTTTAAGAACAACTTATTAGACGGACCCAAATTTGTTAAGTATTGTAACACAGTATTAACGTCCCATGTACAAGTATATCTGGGTATTGCAGGTCTCATGTTGAAGACACCTGTCATGAACCTTTTTATCAGGGGGAGAGACCCAATTGGTGTCCCATCTATAGGGGCTAGTATTGCTGACAATGCACTACGTAGTGTGTTCAGTGTGCTGTAACTACTACCCTTGTCAAATTCCTCTGTTAAGCAGTCTAGGATCACCGCTACAGTCGCTCGAAGTGGATCACTCTTTGTTCGAGCACAGAACAGAACCCATTTTTGGATCGCTGATCGGTAAGACTTCTTGGTTGAAGTCCGCCAGGATGAGATAATAATGTCGGCAGCGTGCTGCGAAATTCCCTGGCTCTGTAAGTTTTCCCTGACAAATGGCATGCCATCAGTTGCAGCCGATCTCGCAATGGGTGTAGTCTACCTGAGGAAGGGAGTGAGAGTAAATTAGTTCTTTTTGGCAAAATAATTGGTTTGTTCACCAACAGTTTAAGCATCTTAGGAAACCATGCTTGTGTATGCCAAAGTGGAGCAACAAGTATGGCTGTTGACTCCTCATATTCGATCTTTGTcaatactttcccaataagGCAGAACGGGGGAAACGCGTAGACCTTATAGTTTGTCCAGTCTAGCGTGAATGCATCATTGAAAAATGCGTTTGGGTCAGGTTTCCACGATACATAAGGTTGAATCTGATGGTTCAATCTTGACGCAAACATGTCAATATTTGGCGTCATAAAGATATCGATAATCTTCCGGAAAACTTCTGGGTGTAACTTCCATTCGATATCTTCACGGAAGTGACGTGATGCAAAATCAGCACTCACATTTTCAATACCCGGCAAGAATGAAACGGACAGCCATATTTTCCTATTCAAACACCAAAGCCAGAATTCCCTGGCCAGTTCATTTAACTGAACGGAGTGTGTGCCGCCAAAAAACGTTATGTATGACACGGCAGTTGTATTGTCCGATTTAAGGTGTACGTGAATGTCCTTATGTTTACTAAAAAGGGACTGTAAGGCAAAAAAGCAAGCTTTAAGCTCAAGGTAGTTAATATGCCATGTAGCTTCCTCAGCTGACCACTGTCCACCTAACATATGCCCATTGCAATTCGCACCCCAGCCATTGAGGGACGCGTCAGTTTCAACAATGAAATCGGGCTTGTTTCTGTGAATGGGGGCACTAGCATACTGTAGGTTAGTAAGCCACCAGTTTAAGTCTGCCTTAGCTTGGTCAGACAATGACATTCTTGCATCAAAATCATCATGGTTTGCAGTCAATGCTGcgtttttctcagattcaatagATCTTCTGAATAATGTACCGTACGGTACGGCAATATCACAAGAGACTAAAAAGCCCACTACTTGGGCAACGTCCCTAATTTTGGGAAGATTGGCAACAATAATGTTATGAATAGCCGCTtcaattttcctcttttttgctGGAGGAATAGCAATTGTCATGTTTTCTGAATTTATTGTAAAACCCAGAAACACAATGGTCTTCGTGGGTTTCATGACAGATTTCCCAGTATTGACTATAAATCCTAACTCTTGGGTGAGGGCAACTCGAGCTTTAACATTGGTTATGCACTCTTCTTTTGTTGCACCTATCAACAAAGCGTCGTCAATGTAGTCACAAGATTCGTGTCCCATTAGTCTTAAAGAGGCTATCAAAGGTTTCATTATCTTTGTAAATACCCTTGGTGCACAAGCTAAACCGAAAGGCAGACAGGTAAATTCGAACAATTTGTTCTGCCACATAAAACGCAAATATTTGCGGTGGTTTTTGGCAATCGGTACTGTGAAGTACGCATCTTTAAGATCAATTGATGCCATAAAGCAGTGTGGTCGGATTAATTGCAGAGCAAAATGAATTGTTTCCATTTTAAAATGGACATAGGCCACTGATTTATTCAACTGGCGAAGGTTGATAATTGGGCGAAAAGTCCCGTCTTTCTTTGGACGGATGAAAATGTTTGATACAAACTCACCATATTCATGGGTAGCATGTGTAATTGCTCCTTTTTGGAGCAGTTTATCAATTTCCTTCGAGATAATTTCAACTTCATTGGgaacaaatttaatttgtttagggGGGAACGATTGTAAGGGTCGTTTCCCAAATTCTATTTCATAGTGCTTTATAGCATCTAGAACCCACTTATCTGAAGTTATTTCTTgccattttgtaacaaattgtGCTAATCTACCTGCAATTTTGCTAGATTTAATGCATGTTGTACTTACCAGTGCACTGGTTGTACTTGTAGGGACATGCCGAATTACTTTGCTGTTTCCACATCTTGTCGTGGCTTGGCATTCCACCGAGTGTCTCGGTGTCTGTTGTGGCGCTGATAGTTTAAATGACCACCTCTTCTGAATTGGCTGGTGTAGTTCGAATTACCCCTGTTGTTGTGCATGGGTCGTTTCCGATCATGTTTGTCGTTTCCTCTGAAAGTTGACCAGCCAACTTTGTTCCCAATTTTGTTGGTCTGCTGTATGTCCTTGCACTGTTGGGGCAAGTCATCACCAAATAAAAACCCTGTTACGGGCACATGTGGCGAGCAAAGACCAGAAAATTGTTTGTTAAGATCGGGCTTAATCAAATCCCGTCTTCGCACATTCAGTTCCTGGTTGGCGTGTCCAATAATGGCCACCGCATCCAATAGCTTGGTGATTTCAACCTTGAAATCAGGGTTTACCTGAGTGGGCGGGTCAGTAGCAGCGGGTCTGGACATAAGTGAGTTTATTACCCCAACTACGGGTATAATTCCTTTAAGAAGTGCCTGTTGCACCTTCTGGAATTTTATGTCCTGAGAGCGAGTCTTTGGCTTTAGTGAGCTCCATATCTCGGGGTTAACCCGAGTGCACTCCAAATTTTTGACGTTGGTCGGTCTTTGGATGGTCTTGAGCTTTTCCACGGCCTTGTCCTCCGGCAATTTATGGCGGACCATTTTATCCACTACCTTAGCCAATTTGTCATTGACTGCATCGGCAGTCGGTGCATCCTCCGCATATAGTTGTTCAAAATTGTCCAACAACTGGTCATCTGGGCATAAGGTTTTTGACCCCTGCTGGCTCTCTTGAAGGAGCTCGTCTATGGCCTTTGAGGCACTCTCCGTATCAGATTCTGAATCCGATGACAGTCTAGGCCGCTTGGCGGGTCGACTGAGAATCACTGTTTGCATGTTTTCGATGGCTTCG
The sequence above is drawn from the Asterias amurensis chromosome 13, ASM3211899v1 genome and encodes:
- the LOC139946181 gene encoding uncharacterized protein codes for the protein MAPFNGDTFSRALMILLFLCVLLGAISAVSLKYSRDELLFLRSNVGEATTSVDLTEIETFCQPIEDNNSVQHVGQPRYTKHHRRKRGRRGGLLVKLRNRKGKTPVPSIIVFNVQRLYNKMDELIYRINNQNDYKNCCVFCFSETWLKLSHPDSILQPSGFTIYRQDRDPVITKKGKGGGVCFLINNKWCTDIRIISSGCYTDVEYLAIKCRPFYLPREFSSVTLTSVYIHPKADTDVALNTLSDVISSYENADPETLTIVAGDFNRANLKSVAPNYRQFVTCPTRGSATLDHCYCPVKGALQVNTSC
- the LOC139945750 gene encoding uncharacterized protein — its product is MTIAIPPAKKRKIEAAIHNIIVANLPKIRDVAQVVGFLVSCDIAVPYGTLFRRSIESEKNAALTANHDDFDARMSLSDQAKADLNWWLTNLQYASAPIHRNKPDFIVETDASLNGWGANCNGHMLGGQWSAEEATWHINYLELKACFFALQSLFSKHKDIHVHLKSDNTTAVSYITFFGGTHSVQLNELAREFWLWCLNRKIWLSVSFLPGIENVSADFASRHFREDIEWKLHPEVFRKIIDIFMTPNIDMFASRLNHQIQPYVSWKPDPNAFFNDAFTLDWTNYKVYAFPPFCLIGKVDYTHCEIGCN